The window GGTGCCACGGTCGTCGATTGTGCGGAGTGCGTCGATGCGGGCGATGTCGATCAGCAGCGTCGGCCGCGCCAGCCGCAGATTGAGCATCGGCAGCAGCGATTGGCCCCCGGCCACCACCTTCGCCATGGCATGACCGCCCTGCAATGCGGCGAGCACTCCGCCGATGTCGCTTGGGCGGACATAGTCGAATGCCGGCGCCTTCATGATTGGGCCTCTGCGGGCAGAGGTTGGCGGGCAGATCCCCGTTCGATCGCAGTCAGCAGGCGGCGCGGCGTCAGCGGCGTTTCCGACACCTCGACGCCGAGATCGCGCAGGGCATCGTTGACGGCGTTGAAAAGCACCGCCGGCGGCGCGATGGCGCCGCCTTCGCCCATGCCCTTGATGCCGAACGCGGTGTAGGGCGACAACGTCTCGGTGTGATGGATGCGGAATTTCGGCACTTCGGTGGCGCCGGGCAGCAGGTAATCCATGAAGGTCGAGGCCAGCGGCTGGCCGTTGGCATCGTAGGGGCTCTCTTCATAGAGTGCGGTGCCGATGCCTTGCGCGGCGCCGCCGATGGTCTGGCCATCGACCACCATCGGATTGACCATGCGTCCGCAATCCTCGGCGATCACATAGTCCAGGATCTCGATGGCGCCGAGTTCGGTATCGACCGCGACCACCGCGGCATGGGAGGCATAACTGAACGCCCCGGTGTCGACCTGCGGCTTGTAGCCGATGGTCGCCTCCAGCCCGTTGACGTCGACGTCCGGTGGCAGCAGTTGCGGCCGGCGGTACCAGGCTTCGGCGATCTCCTTGATCGTAACAGACGATTGCGGCCCGACCACGCGACCGGGCATGTAGCTCACCGTATTGGTGGCGCACTGCATCAGATGCGCACCGATCGCGAGCAGACGCGGCACCAGCGCTTCGCAGGTTTTGGCCACGGCGCCGCCGGTCATCACGATGCTGCGCGAGGCGTAGGTGCCGGTCGAGAATGGTGTGGCGCCGGTGTCGCCGTGAATTACGCGAATATTGGCGACATCGACGCCGAGAATCTCATTGGCGATCTGCGCCAGCGTGGTTTCCATGCCCTGGCCGTGGGAATGCACCCCGACCCGCACCTCCAGGCTGCCGTCGACCAGCATGCGCACCGTCGCCTGGTCGTAGCCCGGGATCAGCGGCAGGCCCCAGGCGGCAAATACGCTGGTGCCGTGGGCGGATTGCTCGCAATAGCTGGCGAAGCCGATGCCGATGCGCCGGCCGTCGGTTTCGCCCTGGCGCTGGCGGGCACGCCATGTGTCGAGGTCGATCTCGCGGCGAACCGTCTCCAGGCTGCGCGGATAGTCGCCGCTGTCGTAATGCTTGCGCGCGACATTGGTGTAGGGCATCGCCTGTGCCGTCACCAGATTCTCCATGCGGACTTCCCAGGGCTCGCGGCCGACCTCGCGGGCGATCGCGTCCATCAGCAGTTCGATGGCGAAGCAGACACTGGTGCGGGCCACGCCGCGGTAAGGCAGGAAGCCCGGCTTGTTGGTGGCGACGCAATAGGTCTTGCAGCGATAGCCGCGGATATCATACGGGCCCGGCAGATTGCCAGTGGCCTGTCCCGGTTCGAGCGCGACGGTGAACGGCCAATTCGAATAGGCGCCGCCGTCGATGGTGACTTCCGCATCCAGAGCCAGCAGGCGGCCGCGTTTGTCGGCATAGGCTTTCAGCTTGTAATGGTGCTGGCGGCTGTTGGCGCCGGCGATCAGGTGTTCGCGGCGATCCTCGATGTAGCGGAACGGGCGCTTGTAGGTCAGCGCCAGCCAGGCGACGCAGATTTCTTCCGGCTGCAGCACGCATTTGTAGCCGAAGCCGCCGCCGACATCGGGGGCGATCACCCGGATCTGTCCCTCGTCGAGGCCCAGGCATTGCGCGAGCCCGATCCGGATCACATGGGGCACCTGCGTCGAGGTGTAGACGGTCAGCTGCTCGGCCCGGAAATCCCAGTCAGCGACGATCGCCTTGCCTTCCAGCGGCACCATGGCCTGGCGCGACATCGTCATCTCGCGCTCGATCACCACGGGCGCGTTCTGCGCATGCTCCTCGAAACCGTTGTCGTAGTTCAGGGTGAGAAACAGATTGTCGTCCCATTCCTCATGCACCCGGGTCTCGGTCGTCGTGCGTGTCGCATGGGCGTCGACCAGCGGAGGCAGTTCCTCGAGATCGAGCTCGATTTTTTCCGCGAGATCCTCGGCGGCGGCACGGCTTGGGGCGATCGTCATGGCGATCAGTTCGCCGGCGAAGCGTACCTTGCCCTGCGCGAGCGGGTGCTGGATCGACACCTTGTAGCTGGGAACCGTGCAGGGCGCGGCGATGGCGTTGACGCCGGTGAGGTCGCCGCCGACGAAAACGGCGGATTCAAAGCCCTGCGGCTTGGTGACGCCGCGCAGCACGGCATGCGCCACCGGGCTGCGCAGGAAGGCGACTTCGCTTTGGCCGGGAAGGATGATGTCGGACACATACTGGCCGCGGCCGTGCATCAGCCGCGCGTCTTCCTTCCGAGGCACCCGTGCGCCGATGCCCTGATTTGCCATGCTCATTCCTTCCCACAGAAAATTATTGTGTTACCGGGCCCAGCGAGGCCCGGTAACAGCCGGCGACTTTGCGCCTACCAGCCGGACGCACTGTAGCGGAAAGCGTCGAGCCGGTATTCAGCCACGCGAAACCAGCTGTTGGACTGGGTCATGAACGCCTTCCAGTGCTCGTAGACCTTCTTGAAGTCGGCATTCTTGGAGGCGATATCGTCGAAGGTTTCCAGCGACGCCTTGTGGCAGGCCTCCAGCACTGCTTGCGGAAACGCCCGCAACTCCGTGCCGCCTGCAATCAGCCGTCGCAACGCCTCCGGGTTTCGCGCGTCGTATTTCGCCTGCATCAGCAGGTTCTGCTCGTTGGCCGCGGTTTCGAACGCGATCTTGAACAGCGGCGGCAAGCTCTCCCAGGCGGTGGTATTGGCGAACGCCGTGATCATTGCCGAGCCTTCCCACCAGCCCGGCGTATAATAATATTTCGCCACCTTGGCGAAGCCGAGCTTCTCGTCGTCGTAGGGGCCGATCCATTCCGCGGCATCGATGGTGCCGCGCTCGAGCGCAGCGTAAATATCGCTGGCCGGAATTTGCGTCGGAACGGCGCCGAGCCGCGACAGCACGTTGCCGCCGAGACCGCCGATCCGCATCCGCAGGCCCTTGAGATCGTCGACCGATTTGATCTCCTTGCGAAACCAGCCGCCCATCTGCACGCCGGTGTTGCCGCAGGGGAAGTTGATCAGGCTTTCCTTGCGGAAGATGTCGCG is drawn from Bradyrhizobium prioriisuperbiae and contains these coding sequences:
- a CDS encoding TRAP transporter substrate-binding protein; this encodes MKRRAFLQQATAGIAAAAIASPAVAQTAQVRWRMTTSWPKSLDTIYGSADAMCQRIGQLTDGKFQVDVFASGEIVPGSQVFDAVAKNAVECGHTLTAFYVGKNPVYAFDSGVAFGANSRQQAAWLYYGGGMELMRDIFRKESLINFPCGNTGVQMGGWFRKEIKSVDDLKGLRMRIGGLGGNVLSRLGAVPTQIPASDIYAALERGTIDAAEWIGPYDDEKLGFAKVAKYYYTPGWWEGSAMITAFANTTAWESLPPLFKIAFETAANEQNLLMQAKYDARNPEALRRLIAGGTELRAFPQAVLEACHKASLETFDDIASKNADFKKVYEHWKAFMTQSNSWFRVAEYRLDAFRYSASGW
- a CDS encoding xanthine dehydrogenase family protein molybdopterin-binding subunit, with the protein product MANQGIGARVPRKEDARLMHGRGQYVSDIILPGQSEVAFLRSPVAHAVLRGVTKPQGFESAVFVGGDLTGVNAIAAPCTVPSYKVSIQHPLAQGKVRFAGELIAMTIAPSRAAAEDLAEKIELDLEELPPLVDAHATRTTTETRVHEEWDDNLFLTLNYDNGFEEHAQNAPVVIEREMTMSRQAMVPLEGKAIVADWDFRAEQLTVYTSTQVPHVIRIGLAQCLGLDEGQIRVIAPDVGGGFGYKCVLQPEEICVAWLALTYKRPFRYIEDRREHLIAGANSRQHHYKLKAYADKRGRLLALDAEVTIDGGAYSNWPFTVALEPGQATGNLPGPYDIRGYRCKTYCVATNKPGFLPYRGVARTSVCFAIELLMDAIAREVGREPWEVRMENLVTAQAMPYTNVARKHYDSGDYPRSLETVRREIDLDTWRARQRQGETDGRRIGIGFASYCEQSAHGTSVFAAWGLPLIPGYDQATVRMLVDGSLEVRVGVHSHGQGMETTLAQIANEILGVDVANIRVIHGDTGATPFSTGTYASRSIVMTGGAVAKTCEALVPRLLAIGAHLMQCATNTVSYMPGRVVGPQSSVTIKEIAEAWYRRPQLLPPDVDVNGLEATIGYKPQVDTGAFSYASHAAVVAVDTELGAIEILDYVIAEDCGRMVNPMVVDGQTIGGAAQGIGTALYEESPYDANGQPLASTFMDYLLPGATEVPKFRIHHTETLSPYTAFGIKGMGEGGAIAPPAVLFNAVNDALRDLGVEVSETPLTPRRLLTAIERGSARQPLPAEAQS